One Aegilops tauschii subsp. strangulata cultivar AL8/78 chromosome 2, Aet v6.0, whole genome shotgun sequence genomic window, ATACTGTAGACCTCTCGAGTGATTCATCCATTCCAGTAGCAGTGGACTGGTACCTCTCGCATGCGGCATCAGCGCTCTGACGACATAACTGAAGCTATGCTGCCGAGAACTAGCTGGTGCTTCTGGAATCTGGACCTTGTACCGCATCGCGCTGGGCGTGGCGCGTGCGACGAGTGCGAATGCGCGATCTTGCACCTGCACGAGGACTGACGCCCATGCGCATTCGCTTCAGATCACAAGGCATCAACCCCCGGGACTGGGAGCTGAAACCGGCAGGACGGCGCGCGAGCTGTGCACTGGACAATTTGGATCATACTGTAAATTTTTGACAAGACCGCAGGTGCGTGCAGGGCAGCTCCTGGGCGCGCACCGTGCAGCTGGCCGTGTCGATTATACTAGTCCTCCAGTTAACCGATTAACCGACTAACCGCTCCTCGTACTCTGGATATGGAAACCCAACCGACTCCTTAAAACCCACCCCACTTCTAACGGCTAAGTGCTAACACCAAGACTCCGGCGGCCGGCGGATGCCAATTTCCCGCAGCCGGTCGACAACCCACATCTCCTAGGAGTAGCATATATACCCCACCCGCGCCGCGAGACGCtattcttccatctcttcttcgGCCTTCTGCCAATTCGATCATCTTCTTGCCATGATGGAGAAGCCTGAGGAGCAGGAGACGGGGGCGAGGAAGCGGAAGGCGAGCAAGGACATGGACGGGGGGCTAGGGAAGCGGAATCCGAGCAAGAACATGGAGGGGAGGACAGGGAAGGTAATCCCTACTCCCATTGTCGAGTAATTTAGTCCTTTGAGCTCGAAAGAACCGAGGTGGATGGGTCTGAACGTGGCGCACGGGATTGGGGACGACGGTTTGGCTGGTCGAAGCGGACCGGCGACGGTGGCGGGGCGCTGCCCGAGCTCGACGAGCCGGACGGGAGGGACCCGCCACCGGCTTTGCAGGACGAGATTGGGCTCTCAAGGTGCTCcaagaagtcaagaaccacctccGCTCAGACGTCGCCGCGGACAGGGACGCGCCGCAGGAGGAGGAGCAGTTGTGAGGGGTGGCCATCGGCGGGGGAGGGGACTAGGCGTCCGTTAGATTGAATCTTGTTATGCTTATACGCCAGTAATAATGTTCAACTGCCTTGTCAGTACTTCGTTTTGCTGAAAATCTGCTGCGCCAATTTTATTATCAGTTTGCGTTCAGATGATATATTGTGCGATCAGATAGAGATTATGGTTGTGGCAGAGTGCGCAAGGTATACTGTTATAGTACATATTGTGATTCTGATTGTGGTTCAGATGATATATCATGCGATCAGATAGATGATATATATGGTATACTGTTGTGATTGGTGTTCAGATGATATATCATGTGATCAGATAGATGATATACATTGTATACTGTCCTGATTGGGGTTCAGATGATGTATCATGTGATCAGATAGATCATATACAGTGTATACTGTTCTGTTTGGGGTTCAGATGATATATCATGTGATCAGATAGATCATATACAGTGTAGACTGTTCTGTTTGGGGTTCAGATGATATATCATGTGATCAGATAGATCATATACAGTGTATACTGTTCTGTTTGGGGTTAGATGATATATCATGTGATCAGATAGATGATGATATATATTGTATACTGTTTGCATCTTGCTTTAGGGAATTCAGCTTTTTTTAAGGATTATTGAGCATTTGTTAATGTTTTCCATTCATTGTTGTTCTGCTGTCCACAGATGAGCAAGACGCCGCCTACATCAGTAAGGGACCTCCCATCAGAGATCATCGTCTCGGTGTTCATGTTGCTCCCCGGCAAGTACGACCGTGTACGGATGTCAGTTGCCTGCAAAAGCTGGAGGGCACTGTATCTTCAAAATCTTGGAATGATACCACCAGAACTGCCGTGGCTAGTCTTGCCATCAACCACCAAACCCATGGTTCATATGACCTGTGGTCCGTTCAATTACAAGCTTGATCTTCCAGCACCTATCAAAGATGATGCAGAATTCTGTGGGTCGCATGAGGGAGGTTGGGCTGCCCTGGCCATGAACACTGGAGAGAATGTTCTTTACAACTTCAACAGTAAGGAAACATTGCCAATGCCAACCACAATGCTTTTGGAGGAAGATCTGGTGGTTCAGGCAATATTGAAGATGGCTTCTTTTTCTGCTCCCCCTCTTCCAGATCCAGCCCAATGTGTGGTCGCTGCAGGTCTCGCCATCACTGAGCCAGATTCCATTCACTTTGCTTATTGGCAGTATGGTGTGGGTGCTCACTGGACCCGTGTTAGTCTTGGTAGCAGGGATGGTCTCAGCTCGCCTATGGTCGACATCGTATACCACACCCAGCGTGGTTGTTTCGTATGTCTCACAGATGACCAAAACTTGCATTTTCTTAAGCCGAGGTTGGGTGATGATGGCATTACAGTAATGGAGTACAGGTTCCTCAAGGTTAGTCTTGCCCAGTCCGGCAGTGAGATGTCGATGATGACGAACTTTCTACAATACATGAACCTAGGGACCCTATCTGGACAGTACATTGCGCAGTCCGGGAATGAGATCTGGTTCATCTCGAAATATCTGGACAGTTTTGGCAACGGCAACAGAACAAGGTGGTTGCGTGTGAAGAGGCTAGAGGAGCATGGTACCAGTAAAGAGGATACGCCGTACTGGTCTGTTGTGTGCGAGTTGCCGGGGAGGGTGCTGTTCACAGGACTTGCCTCTTCAAGGGTCTTCCAGAGGGACGACGACTTCAGTGATCACGCAGTGTTTCTTGATGACAGAGGCATCCGAGTTCCAGGGCTACTGGAGGTGATGTTCGAGCGCACCGACTCCGGAATGTTCTCCGTGAAGTACTCCAGGGCAAAGCCGTGGCCACCTGCCGGCGGGGAAGAAGTTGCACATGTGTCCAACAAGTGTCCACCAACCTGGTGGCTCCACTGATAAGCATTTCAACAGCACAACTTGTAAACGCTCCTGAACTAGAATAGCTTTTAGATACTTCTATCCCCTGTGCCATTCATTGTTTCTCGGTCATGGGCGATCAGCCGCCGTTGCTTGTAGGCGATAACGAGGAGTAATCGCTAGGTGCATGGCTGGGCTAGAGCCGATCTATTGTTGTATGCCGAACGGTGCGGTGTTGTAAAGGCTCCTGAATTGGAATTACTTGAAATACTTCCATTCCTTTTACAGTTCGTTGTTGATTTGTTGGTGTCCTTGTAAAAGCTCCCGAATTGGGATGCAATAACTCTAGTATTCTCCAGAGATAAGATTCAATTTTTTAAAGTTGATGACTAATGTGCTTCAGTACAGTCCAGATCACCACTTCAGTAGTACTCCTGTTGCTACCAACTTGCTTTTTCTTCTTTTATTTACTCAGTTTTAACTCCAAAAAGAATACTGTATACAGTTTACCAAATCAGCGAGATTTCACTGTTGATATCAACTAGGTAGTTCTATTGTTTCTATGGTTCTACAACATACGGATAGGGTTGTCCTTGATATTTCCTAGTGCAAGCCGTTAATTGAGATTAGCACTACAAAGCTTTCAAAGTTACATTACAAATGCTCAACTGCTGCATCTAATGTCTTACAAATTCTACATTCATGACACTAACCTAGAGAACCAACCGTTCACCTGATCTCATACACAAGCTTTCAGCATCACAGAGGTCAAGAAACCGATACATTAACCATGAAATGATGAGATCACTGGTAAAGTGACTAATTAATTAATATGGACATGTTCCATTAGTAACTGGATCAGTAACCTCCTCCAGCTTACTATCACAAAAGACCTCATGGCAATGAAGTTCCGGAAGGACACCTCCATATCAACTCGGTTCAGACTCTCAGATTCAGCTTACTGAGTTGCTGAACCACAGCCTATATTTCTGGCCTTTGGCTTGCCTCTTCCCTCGTGCAATGAGCAGCACCAATGCGAGCTTGACAGCCTCAGTCCTCAAGACGACGCTGCCTGCTgaggttttttttttttttattttataATTTGGAGCTTTATTAATTACTCAGTGGTAATACATTCACGGCCAATAACATCACGGAGAAATTGTGGAACAATATTGATACAGAGACACCTCCTGCGAACCTCACTAGCGTGTTTAGCAGTAAGATGAGCAGCCATATTGGTTTCTCTTCTTacaaaagaaatagaaaaactAATGAAGTTCCCGCCTGGCTCCTTGATCTCCTGAAGAGGCCTCACTATATCAGCTTTTGCAAAATCCTGAGATTTCCACAGGTTCACCACTTCAAGGGCGTCACTTTCAACCAAGATTCCCCTCCATCCCATATCTGAAGCCAGATTCACAGCATCCAATATTGCCATTGCCTCCATCATCCGGGCAGAACTAGCATATTCATACCACCGTGCTTGAGCTCGAATAAGTTTCCCAGTATGATCACACACAACCATGCCAGTACTCCCTTGCCCGAGTAGTTCCTGGAACTGGGCATGCCCAGTATTGATTTTGAGACACTCATGTGGCAGTGGTTTCCAGCATTCTAGCACACGCAGTGTAGGAGCCGCCTGTTCTTTTCCAAGCAAGGATAAATCTGCAGCTATATCAATGGTCCAACAGATTGATTGATCAACTGTTCGGACCTGTTCAGCATGATGCCGAGCATTTCGTTCGGATTAGACTACCCAGGCGCCACACAAGATGATACAAGCTTCCCTTCTGCTGATTAAGTTCCCCTGAATAATATCTACTGTAGTGCCCAAGTGTTAGGGTGGAGCATAGGAAGTTTAACTCCAGTCCTCCCCTTGACGTGGTCCCAGAACTGCTGAGCCCAAGTACATCCGAACAGAGCATGTTTGCATGGTCTCATCGTCTCCACAGTCCTCGCAGAAAGGTATGTGTTCGACATGGCGATCTCTAAGGACAGCCCGACAAGGTATAAACCCCTTGATCACTCGTCAACAGAAGCATCTAACCTTTGGTGGCATCTCCAACCTCATAAGATTTTCCATACAGGCCAAGTCCATTCGACAAGCTAGAAGCACCACCTGATCTGCCATGGTGTTCAATCAGGAGTTTGTATGCTGAACGTACAGAAAATTGCCCACGCTTATCCGGTTGCCATGCCCAGAAATCCTCTCCAGTGTTAATTGGGATGCGTAAAATAGCTTCAGCATCAATCTGAACAAAGTTCATCTTGACAGCCTAAACATCCCAGCTACGATTATCCTCCTTGAGGAGCTCATTTGCTTGTGTGATCATTGCATGCGTGGGTTTAACTATAGCTTTGTACCCGAAGTTGTCTGGAATCCATGGATCTCCCAAACATTGATCGAGTCCCCTTCTCCCATCCTCTTGATCAAACCGAGTTTTAGAGCTTCCCTGCCAAATAATACGGCTCGCCAATTGTGAGATGATCCTTTTGGTTTCGTGGCATTCATAAAGTCTTTCCCGTCATAATATTTCCCTCGGAGCACTCTCGCACACAGGGATTCCGGATTAGATATAAGCCTCCATCCTTGCTTGGCAAGCATGTCCTGATTGAACAAATGAAAATCCGGGAAGCCCATGCGCCCCCCACGCACTTGGGGATAGCGATATCTTCCCATTTCTGCCAGTGCATCTTCCTTCTATGTTCATCTCCTCCCCACCAGTACCTTGCAATAATACTGATAATCTTCTTACAAGTTTTCTTTGACAAAGCAACTCATGCAATATGTAGGGATTGCTTGACAAATAGATCTGATCAGAACCTCCCTAGCCACACTATTCGTGAGCTTAGGAGACCACCCATTAACCAGTTTCTTGATACTCGTTGCAATATGATCAAAATTATCCCATGTCGATCATCCCAAGGCAATTGGAAGACCCAAATATCTCTCAGCCAGTGCTTCTGCTTCAATATCCATAGTTTAATGAATCACCACCTTGTCATCATTTGAGCAATTGGCACTGAAGAATATGGCCGACTTGGCCTTGTTAACCAACTGTCAGAACCCACCCTATAGAGCTCCAAGATCTGCCTGCCGAGGTTTAGGTCTATCAGGCATTCGAGGTCGCTGCCCGCTGTGCCTACTTTCACTTGTGGGACAGCCCTTCTGCCTGTGAGAACCTGCAGAACAACAACCTGGAGAACTCAGCTCCACAAAGCCCCGTGTTGTTCACATACTGGAACCCTCCATTGAGCCTTTTCAAGGCTACTATCAGAAACCAAATTACTATACTTAATACAATGTGCTAAGAAATTTATCTCCGAAAAGGTTGAGCAAGAGCTTATTACTCACAGTCACAGGGGCACTGCTTTGCGAACATCAAAGAGCTCGAGCAACAAAACATCTGCAATCTCTAAAGGGATCAAGCCAAATAGGCTGTTGAAGCTCAAATCTGCCCTGTCAGCTGAATTAGGTTGCCGAGGGTTGAGGGAATGGCTCCAGTCAATTGATTGGACTGCAGTGCTAGAATAGCAAGTTTAGCGAGGGGCGGAGCTCCGCGACTGCC contains:
- the LOC109776814 gene encoding uncharacterized protein isoform X1, producing the protein MMEKPEEQETGARKRKASKDMDGGLGKRNPSKNMEGRTGKMSKTPPTSVRDLPSEIIVSVFMLLPGKYDRVRMSVACKSWRALYLQNLGMIPPELPWLVLPSTTKPMVHMTCGPFNYKLDLPAPIKDDAEFCGSHEGGWAALAMNTGENVLYNFNSKETLPMPTTMLLEEDLVVQAILKMASFSAPPLPDPAQCVVAAGLAITEPDSIHFAYWQYGVGAHWTRVSLGSRDGLSSPMVDIVYHTQRGCFVCLTDDQNLHFLKPRLGDDGITVMEYRFLKVSLAQSGSEMSMMTNFLQYMNLGTLSGQYIAQSGNEIWFISKYLDSFGNGNRTRWLRVKRLEEHGTSKEDTPYWSVVCELPGRVLFTGLASSRVFQRDDDFSDHAVFLDDRGIRVPGLLEVMFERTDSGMFSVKYSRAKPWPPAGGEEVAHVSNKCPPTWWLH
- the LOC109776814 gene encoding uncharacterized protein isoform X2, whose amino-acid sequence is MSKTPPTSVRDLPSEIIVSVFMLLPGKYDRVRMSVACKSWRALYLQNLGMIPPELPWLVLPSTTKPMVHMTCGPFNYKLDLPAPIKDDAEFCGSHEGGWAALAMNTGENVLYNFNSKETLPMPTTMLLEEDLVVQAILKMASFSAPPLPDPAQCVVAAGLAITEPDSIHFAYWQYGVGAHWTRVSLGSRDGLSSPMVDIVYHTQRGCFVCLTDDQNLHFLKPRLGDDGITVMEYRFLKVSLAQSGSEMSMMTNFLQYMNLGTLSGQYIAQSGNEIWFISKYLDSFGNGNRTRWLRVKRLEEHGTSKEDTPYWSVVCELPGRVLFTGLASSRVFQRDDDFSDHAVFLDDRGIRVPGLLEVMFERTDSGMFSVKYSRAKPWPPAGGEEVAHVSNKCPPTWWLH